The following are encoded in a window of Desulforegulaceae bacterium genomic DNA:
- a CDS encoding methyl-accepting chemotaxis protein, which produces MFFALKVAIEAARAGDAGRGFAVVANEIKATQDIKNKE; this is translated from the coding sequence ATCTTCTTTGCCCTAAAAGTTGCAATAGAAGCTGCAAGAGCTGGCGATGCCGGCAGAGGATTTGCTGTTGTTGCCAATGAAATAAAAGCAACCCAAGACATAAAAAACAAGGAGTAG